One Pectobacterium polaris DNA window includes the following coding sequences:
- the nadA gene encoding quinolinate synthase NadA, translated as MSILFDSNETIYPFPPKPKPLSADAKQHYRSRIKTLLRERNAVMVAHYYTDPEIQALAEETGGCVADSLEMARFGSTHSASTLLVAGVRFMGETAKILNPEKTILMPTLEAECSLDLGCPVDEFSRFCDAHPDRTVVVYANTSAAVKARADWVVTSSIAVELIEHLDSLGEKIIWAPDRHLGSYVQKQTGADVLCWQGACIVHDEFKTQALQRMKILYPDAAILVHPESPQSVVEMADAVGSTSQLIQAAKTLPQRELIVATDRGIFYKMQQACPEKTLLEAPTAGEGATCRSCAHCPWMAMNGLEAIANGLEQGGDAHEIHVDAALREGALIPLNRMLDFAASLKLRVKGNA; from the coding sequence ATGAGTATCCTTTTTGATAGCAATGAGACCATCTATCCCTTTCCGCCGAAGCCCAAACCCTTATCGGCTGATGCAAAACAGCACTATCGTAGCAGGATAAAAACGCTGCTGCGGGAAAGAAATGCTGTCATGGTCGCGCACTATTATACCGATCCTGAAATTCAGGCGCTGGCGGAAGAAACTGGCGGCTGCGTGGCAGACTCGCTGGAAATGGCGCGCTTCGGCAGCACCCATTCGGCATCAACGCTGCTGGTGGCGGGTGTCCGCTTTATGGGAGAGACCGCCAAGATACTCAACCCGGAGAAGACGATTCTGATGCCCACGCTGGAAGCAGAATGCTCGCTCGATCTCGGTTGTCCCGTCGATGAGTTCAGCCGTTTTTGCGATGCGCATCCGGACCGAACGGTGGTGGTGTATGCCAATACCTCCGCGGCAGTGAAAGCACGTGCGGATTGGGTGGTGACATCCAGCATTGCGGTGGAGTTGATCGAGCATCTGGATAGCCTGGGAGAAAAGATTATCTGGGCACCGGACCGTCACCTGGGCAGCTATGTACAAAAGCAGACAGGGGCGGATGTACTGTGTTGGCAGGGCGCGTGCATTGTGCACGACGAATTTAAAACGCAGGCGCTGCAGCGCATGAAGATTCTGTACCCCGACGCGGCAATTTTGGTCCATCCAGAATCGCCACAGAGTGTGGTAGAGATGGCTGACGCCGTTGGGTCAACCAGCCAGCTGATTCAGGCGGCTAAAACGCTGCCACAGCGCGAACTGATTGTGGCGACCGATCGCGGCATTTTCTACAAGATGCAGCAGGCTTGCCCAGAGAAGACATTGCTGGAAGCGCCGACCGCGGGTGAAGGCGCGACCTGCCGTAGCTGCGCCCACTGCCCATGGATGGCGATGAATGGGCTGGAGGCGATTGCTAACGGTCTGGAACAAGGTGGTGACGCCCATGAGATTCATGTTGATGCAGCCCTGCGAGAAGGCGCGTTAATCCCGCTGAATCGCATGCTGGATTTTGCAGCTTCGCTAAAATTGCGTGTGAAAGGGAATGCCTGA